A genomic segment from Salinigranum rubrum encodes:
- a CDS encoding DUF7521 family protein, with the protein MHAELIIAKFVTMVLGFLIAYQAYRGYRRNHSQPLLYVAIGFVFVSFGAVIEGILFDVIGLPLSDAAAIATGIVAVGMLTILYALYGGSKEMGG; encoded by the coding sequence ATGCACGCTGAACTCATCATCGCGAAGTTCGTCACGATGGTCCTCGGGTTCCTGATCGCGTATCAGGCCTACCGGGGCTACCGTCGCAATCACAGCCAGCCATTGCTCTACGTCGCCATCGGCTTCGTGTTCGTCAGCTTCGGTGCCGTCATCGAAGGCATCCTGTTCGATGTGATTGGGCTTCCGTTGTCCGATGCCGCGGCCATCGCCACGGGGATCGTTGCCGTCGGCATGCTCACGATCCTGTACGCACTGTACGGTGGCTCGAAGGAAATGGGGGGATAA
- a CDS encoding DUF7521 family protein, which translates to MVDTVTAILVFVRVLVLVLGVFITYYSLQAYRRTGTPYMRNATLGFGIITLGVFLEGVLFEFAGFDLAVVHIIESVAIGLGFLVLLFSLRQ; encoded by the coding sequence ATGGTCGACACGGTCACGGCGATCCTCGTGTTCGTGCGAGTGCTCGTCCTCGTGCTCGGTGTGTTTATCACCTACTACAGTCTCCAAGCGTACCGGCGAACGGGAACCCCGTATATGCGGAACGCAACGCTCGGGTTCGGTATCATCACCCTCGGCGTGTTTCTCGAAGGCGTGCTGTTCGAGTTCGCCGGGTTTGATCTTGCCGTCGTTCACATCATCGAGTCGGTCGCAATCGGGCTCGGCTTCCTCGTCTTGCTGTTCTCGCTCCGGCAGTAG
- a CDS encoding transcriptional regulator codes for MSEERDTSAIFAILDDDYARAILEATRRERLSAKALSRECDMSVSTVSRRVNTLLEHDLLTEHTHVDPDGHHYSEYEAQLNRVDVQLLESGFDVRVELREDAADRFTRIWDEMRNE; via the coding sequence GTGAGCGAGGAGCGGGACACCTCGGCGATCTTCGCCATCCTCGACGACGACTATGCACGCGCGATCCTCGAGGCGACGCGTCGAGAGCGACTATCAGCGAAGGCGCTTAGCCGAGAGTGCGATATGTCCGTCTCGACCGTGTCCCGCCGGGTCAACACACTACTGGAGCACGACCTGCTTACCGAGCACACGCACGTCGACCCCGACGGCCACCACTACAGCGAGTACGAAGCCCAGCTCAACCGCGTCGATGTCCAGCTCCTCGAGTCGGGGTTCGACGTTCGCGTCGAACTGCGAGAGGACGCCGCCGACCGCTTCACGCGCATCTGGGACGAAATGAGAAACGAGTAA
- a CDS encoding DUF302 domain-containing protein: MSYTLQTTLDGEFESVVERTVAALEDEGFGVLCDIDVRETLKQKLDEEFRNYRILGACNPQLAHDALEEELGLGALLPCNVVVYETDEGDIAVRAVDPKQLVGVADNPALDSVAEEVHERFERVLTAVDRAGN, translated from the coding sequence ATGTCCTATACACTCCAAACAACGCTCGATGGGGAGTTCGAAAGCGTGGTCGAGAGAACGGTCGCGGCGCTCGAAGACGAAGGGTTCGGCGTCCTCTGTGACATCGACGTTCGGGAGACACTCAAGCAGAAGCTCGACGAGGAGTTCCGCAACTACCGCATCCTCGGCGCGTGTAATCCGCAGCTGGCACACGACGCGCTCGAAGAGGAGCTCGGTCTCGGTGCGCTCCTGCCGTGCAACGTGGTCGTCTATGAGACCGACGAGGGTGACATCGCCGTTCGGGCCGTGGACCCCAAACAGTTGGTCGGCGTCGCCGACAACCCGGCACTGGACTCGGTCGCTGAGGAGGTTCACGAGCGATTCGAGCGCGTGCTGACCGCCGTCGACAGAGCGGGGAACTGA
- a CDS encoding cupredoxin domain-containing protein, translating into MTDSLTRRRMLQATAGVAAVGLAGCTGAQNDGGGSTTETPTDESESGHSDEESGHDDGEDGHDEAVGAPSDTAEVAMITEDGGYHFEPHVVRVNVGGTVTWTNESGSHSTTAYHPDNDQPQLAPDGATAWDSGIVSEQGATFEHTFETEGVYHYYCTPHETLGMIGSVIVGEPDPHEQVALEEPPADKPEKVREKLAELNEMVSTALGDDH; encoded by the coding sequence ATGACCGACTCACTCACGCGGCGACGGATGCTTCAGGCGACAGCTGGCGTGGCGGCCGTCGGACTCGCAGGCTGTACCGGGGCGCAAAACGACGGTGGCGGGTCGACGACCGAGACGCCGACCGACGAATCGGAGTCGGGACACAGCGACGAGGAGAGCGGACACGACGACGGAGAAGACGGACACGACGAGGCGGTCGGTGCGCCGAGTGACACCGCCGAGGTCGCGATGATCACCGAAGACGGTGGCTACCACTTCGAGCCGCACGTCGTGCGGGTCAACGTCGGTGGAACCGTCACCTGGACCAACGAGAGCGGGAGCCACTCGACGACGGCCTACCACCCCGACAACGACCAGCCCCAGCTCGCCCCCGACGGCGCTACTGCGTGGGACAGTGGTATCGTCTCCGAGCAGGGGGCGACGTTCGAGCACACCTTCGAGACCGAGGGCGTCTACCACTACTATTGTACGCCCCACGAGACGCTCGGAATGATCGGCAGCGTCATCGTCGGCGAGCCCGACCCCCACGAACAGGTCGCCCTCGAAGAGCCGCCCGCCGACAAGCCCGAGAAAGTCCGTGAGAAGCTCGCCGAACTCAACGAGATGGTCAGCACGGCACTCGGTGACGACCACTGA
- a CDS encoding SHOCT domain-containing protein has product MSDANQRDLTTILLVLLGVLVLWPVLMMGFGGMGMMGYGGMGGFGGMTGGPYGGSGGFGLVGFGLQLVFLLVLLGGGYVLARRLLNQRESHDSALEELRIAYARGDLSDEEFETRRSKLRADE; this is encoded by the coding sequence ATGTCAGACGCGAATCAGCGCGATCTCACGACGATACTACTCGTCCTCTTGGGCGTGCTCGTACTCTGGCCCGTCCTGATGATGGGGTTCGGTGGGATGGGTATGATGGGCTACGGCGGGATGGGTGGCTTCGGTGGCATGACAGGTGGTCCGTACGGTGGAAGTGGCGGCTTCGGGCTCGTCGGTTTCGGCCTGCAACTCGTCTTCCTGCTCGTCCTGCTCGGCGGGGGATACGTCCTCGCTCGTCGTTTGCTGAATCAGCGGGAGTCACACGATTCGGCGCTGGAGGAACTTCGCATCGCCTACGCCCGGGGCGACCTTTCCGACGAGGAGTTCGAAACGCGACGGTCGAAACTCCGAGCCGATGAGTGA